In the genome of Effusibacillus lacus, one region contains:
- the pilM gene encoding pilus assembly protein PilM yields the protein MQFSFKRHTGVGISLKADRLEVVYARGGHGVVEVLAHEVIPFSNQIYDNGRIHDFDRFASDLNNTFRKYRLPIRKVVLNLPSAAAVIRMVAMPKVGRKQMQDLLRFQLHDQIWLPMNDPVYDFDFFPPELQPKEQVDEQGDQAMILLVAAPGELINGLVRAFKEAGIRLAAIEVKGLSALRALKALNKKPDQAALLVDFGTEGVTAHFYQKGSLLMTRTLDMRADDYILPQGQGAWGEVAVTAAGESALQASFGGNTDSKWDVFDQENEALLDSLCRDLSYQIQRSISFLQYSLKQRDFALGTVYLNNHVPSPTKMANSLAAQLGISTEILQIPIIRQSVRTPHKVVSLPAAGAALRGVISDAD from the coding sequence ATGCAGTTCTCGTTCAAACGCCATACAGGAGTTGGGATCAGTCTAAAAGCGGATCGGCTGGAAGTGGTGTATGCCCGGGGCGGGCATGGTGTGGTTGAAGTTCTGGCCCATGAGGTGATTCCGTTTTCCAATCAAATCTATGACAATGGTCGAATCCACGATTTTGATCGGTTTGCTTCTGATCTTAACAATACATTTCGTAAGTATAGACTCCCTATCCGAAAGGTTGTCCTGAATCTGCCCAGTGCAGCAGCTGTCATACGTATGGTTGCGATGCCCAAAGTGGGACGGAAACAGATGCAAGATCTGCTTCGGTTCCAGCTTCATGATCAGATTTGGCTTCCCATGAACGATCCTGTCTATGATTTTGACTTCTTTCCACCTGAGCTGCAGCCGAAAGAACAGGTGGATGAGCAAGGGGACCAAGCGATGATTCTGCTGGTGGCTGCTCCTGGTGAACTGATCAACGGACTGGTCCGTGCCTTCAAGGAGGCAGGTATTCGCCTCGCCGCTATTGAGGTAAAAGGCCTAAGCGCTCTTCGTGCGCTAAAAGCCTTGAACAAAAAACCGGATCAAGCGGCTCTCCTGGTAGATTTCGGGACCGAGGGCGTAACGGCCCATTTCTATCAGAAGGGAAGTTTGTTGATGACCCGTACCCTCGATATGCGAGCGGATGACTACATACTACCCCAGGGTCAGGGGGCATGGGGAGAGGTGGCTGTGACAGCGGCAGGTGAATCCGCATTACAAGCTTCTTTTGGGGGGAACACAGACAGCAAGTGGGACGTTTTCGATCAGGAGAACGAAGCCCTTTTGGATTCGTTGTGCCGAGACCTTAGCTATCAAATCCAGCGATCCATATCTTTCCTGCAATATTCTTTAAAACAACGTGATTTTGCTTTGGGTACCGTTTATTTAAACAATCATGTGCCAAGTCCTACAAAAATGGCAAACAGTTTGGCGGCACAGCTTGGTATAAGCACTGAGATTCTGCAAATCCCCATCATCCGTCAATCCGTTCGGACACCACACAAAGTAGTCAGTCTACCTGCAGCCGGTGCAGCGCTGAGGGGGGTAATTTCCGATGCAGATTAA
- a CDS encoding type II secretion system protein → MVDPKVQVGMEKIKEEQEKKEKRRKRQAGVTLIELLVVVTILAIVSGIGFTLVGNQIDRSRDSADLANVRSIADAVQRYLLDNPNGTGLPADGASANITSSHVLVTGGYLGQAPANPYGATTQYSIERSGKNIIVRDVDNSPDDDITLNNVLP, encoded by the coding sequence ATGGTGGATCCAAAAGTGCAAGTGGGGATGGAAAAAATCAAGGAAGAACAGGAAAAGAAGGAAAAGCGCCGAAAGCGACAGGCTGGGGTCACGCTCATTGAATTGCTGGTCGTCGTAACAATTCTTGCGATTGTATCTGGGATCGGTTTCACATTGGTGGGAAACCAGATTGATCGTTCCAGGGATAGCGCAGACCTTGCAAACGTTCGATCAATAGCAGATGCTGTGCAGAGATATCTACTTGACAATCCAAATGGTACAGGGCTTCCAGCCGATGGGGCAAGTGCAAACATAACTAGTTCACATGTCTTGGTAACTGGCGGTTACTTAGGTCAGGCTCCAGCCAACCCTTATGGTGCAACTACACAATATTCAATTGAAAGATCAGGAAAAAATATTATTGTTCGTGACGTCGATAATAGCCCAGACGACGATATCACTCTTAATAACGTATTGCCCTAA
- a CDS encoding PilN domain-containing protein, producing MQINLLPVQPPSVIYKTIALTTLAGLLAIGNLWFVVRWIQHGNEQMLAEQLLTSERAKLPDLQSKASEIQKLLDTAKQSQALDSWSGKRPQFLEELSLFSSLLPAKSYLTSVHYVGTGIYDLEAELPDMESVSTFLRHLQIHPKITGLTVKAATRIEGELKASVSIPLEELLKPQSTPGQWQQIPSQPPGSGQQVPPVQPLPKQTIPSTPVPGQQPGYPSDYGQSKGGSSSLSKVGDKNGTFWAKLNAFLPWHAKKAHAEAPTDNSHSENKAEIQGPANINGTVDISLTLKPPAYQKYKLEVQITLPR from the coding sequence ATGCAGATTAACCTTTTGCCTGTACAACCTCCGAGTGTTATCTATAAAACGATCGCACTGACAACACTAGCGGGTCTCCTGGCAATAGGAAATCTGTGGTTTGTCGTGAGGTGGATTCAGCATGGAAACGAGCAGATGCTGGCAGAACAGCTACTAACCAGTGAACGGGCAAAACTTCCCGACCTTCAAAGCAAAGCGTCTGAGATCCAGAAGTTACTGGATACCGCCAAGCAATCACAAGCCCTTGATTCCTGGTCGGGCAAGCGTCCTCAATTCCTGGAAGAACTGAGTCTGTTCTCATCCCTGCTTCCTGCCAAGAGTTATCTAACTTCTGTTCATTATGTAGGGACAGGGATCTACGATCTGGAAGCCGAGCTGCCGGATATGGAATCGGTGTCGACTTTTTTGCGTCACCTGCAGATTCATCCCAAGATCACCGGTTTAACAGTCAAGGCGGCAACTCGAATTGAAGGGGAACTGAAAGCATCTGTATCCATTCCTTTGGAGGAACTGCTTAAGCCCCAATCCACACCGGGGCAGTGGCAGCAGATTCCTTCACAACCCCCGGGGTCCGGCCAACAGGTTCCCCCTGTGCAACCATTGCCCAAGCAAACGATTCCGTCAACGCCAGTCCCTGGACAACAGCCAGGTTACCCATCTGACTACGGGCAGTCCAAAGGGGGCTCTTCTTCACTTTCAAAGGTGGGGGACAAGAACGGAACTTTTTGGGCAAAGCTCAATGCTTTCTTGCCGTGGCATGCCAAAAAAGCACATGCGGAAGCACCGACAGATAACTCACATTCGGAAAACAAGGCTGAAATTCAGGGACCCGCCAACATCAATGGAACGGTAGATATTTCATTAACTCTGAAACCTCCTGCCTATCAAAAGTATAAGCTGGAAGTCCAGATTACCTTGCCCCGATAA
- a CDS encoding type IV pilus modification PilV family protein codes for MQNRLSERGYSLVEVLASMVIVMVLLLPVMGYFTDGYRGVKQSGDRTQVVTVAGRTMESLYNWMNGQWKTLSLDKSGNPQDVNFAALNIDDPPPGVQITVSYTYDSDRNGWNTRVACRWRPNGADQDQTYVLTSFYGDYDHDD; via the coding sequence ATGCAGAACCGACTGTCTGAACGAGGATACTCCCTTGTGGAAGTGCTGGCTTCCATGGTCATTGTGATGGTTCTGCTCCTTCCGGTAATGGGGTATTTCACTGACGGGTACCGCGGAGTGAAGCAGTCCGGTGATCGAACTCAGGTTGTCACGGTTGCAGGACGGACAATGGAATCCCTTTACAACTGGATGAATGGACAGTGGAAGACCCTCAGTCTTGACAAAAGCGGAAATCCACAGGATGTGAATTTTGCTGCCTTAAACATCGACGACCCACCTCCTGGGGTTCAAATTACCGTATCCTACACTTATGATTCAGATCGAAATGGATGGAATACCCGTGTTGCTTGCCGGTGGAGGCCAAATGGTGCCGATCAGGATCAAACTTATGTCCTGACTTCGTTTTACGGAGATTATGACCATGATGATTAG
- a CDS encoding PilW family protein — MMIRMHSGEKGLTLVEMMAALTIALLVIGIAFTIRQFSERTERDIHIQSGLQEQVRLLEQLIVPLVQDSQRITPNADGTEIVIEQTDSTGFVTIAELSWDPNGQTLLVKRFSPPFQKTFEHVSEFSYQNNIGVAEFHVTFQDRNHSFDTTFSATPRMQP, encoded by the coding sequence ATGATGATTAGGATGCACAGTGGGGAAAAGGGATTGACATTGGTTGAAATGATGGCTGCTTTGACCATAGCCTTACTGGTGATTGGGATTGCTTTTACGATTCGCCAATTCAGCGAAAGGACGGAAAGAGACATTCACATTCAATCGGGTTTGCAGGAGCAGGTTCGGCTATTGGAACAGTTAATAGTACCCTTAGTGCAGGACAGCCAAAGAATCACGCCGAACGCAGACGGAACTGAAATCGTGATTGAGCAAACCGACAGCACGGGTTTTGTTACCATTGCTGAACTGTCATGGGATCCTAATGGTCAAACATTATTGGTAAAGCGATTCAGTCCTCCCTTTCAAAAAACCTTTGAACATGTAAGCGAGTTTAGTTACCAAAATAACATTGGAGTTGCAGAATTCCACGTCACGTTTCAGGACCGAAACCATTCCTTTGACACGACTTTTTCCGCCACACCGCGAATGCAACCGTAA
- a CDS encoding type II secretion system F family protein yields the protein MAQFRYQAVNRLGQSLKGQIEAVDLNAAVEELRKQGLYPMKVKAGSGGGLLTKEIELGFLAGRKVKLQDFVPFCRQFATLIRAGVSVTRSLEILASQTDHRGLKKALVEVHKEVRQGVSLQEAFANHKAVFPEMFVNMVGAGEYSGQLETMLERMAVYFERQRATQQKLVSALTYPILVFFIAIGVSIFLLTTVVPSFAKTFAEQGVELPLPTRITLGISQFLTDQWYIALGGAAVLAVAVTGTLRTKRGRLLWDKLRLRIPVFGKLYQKGLMARFTRTFSTLEASAVPILDQLELLRKVIGNSLFDRVITEAQQKLRKGERLSDVLDKHLALFPPMVTHMVAIGEETGTQEHLLANLADFYETEVNEMSSRLSSILEPMMIVFLAVIVGLIIISVYLPMFKMMNFTQ from the coding sequence GTGGCTCAATTTCGGTATCAAGCAGTCAATCGGCTTGGGCAGAGTCTGAAGGGACAAATTGAAGCTGTCGACCTGAATGCGGCCGTGGAAGAACTGCGGAAGCAGGGGCTTTATCCGATGAAGGTCAAGGCCGGTTCCGGTGGAGGACTCCTGACGAAGGAGATCGAACTGGGGTTCCTGGCGGGACGAAAGGTAAAACTGCAGGACTTCGTACCTTTCTGCCGGCAGTTTGCCACATTGATCCGTGCAGGGGTTTCCGTGACGCGATCCCTTGAGATTCTGGCTTCCCAGACGGATCACCGGGGGCTCAAGAAAGCTTTGGTGGAAGTGCACAAGGAAGTTCGGCAGGGAGTGTCGCTGCAGGAAGCATTCGCCAATCACAAGGCGGTGTTCCCCGAGATGTTTGTCAACATGGTGGGGGCCGGCGAATATTCAGGGCAGCTGGAAACGATGCTGGAGCGGATGGCGGTCTACTTTGAACGGCAACGGGCCACCCAGCAGAAACTGGTTTCCGCTTTGACATATCCGATACTGGTGTTTTTCATTGCGATTGGGGTCAGTATCTTCCTGTTGACTACCGTCGTTCCTTCTTTTGCCAAAACTTTTGCCGAGCAGGGGGTGGAACTGCCGCTGCCGACGAGAATCACGCTGGGGATCAGCCAATTTTTGACCGATCAATGGTACATAGCCCTGGGGGGAGCGGCAGTTCTGGCAGTGGCTGTCACCGGCACCCTTCGCACCAAGCGGGGACGCTTGCTGTGGGACAAGCTCCGGCTTCGGATTCCGGTGTTTGGAAAACTGTATCAGAAGGGCTTAATGGCCCGCTTTACCCGCACTTTCTCAACGCTGGAAGCAAGTGCCGTCCCGATTCTCGACCAACTGGAACTGCTCAGGAAGGTCATCGGCAACAGTCTGTTTGATCGGGTGATAACAGAAGCCCAGCAAAAACTGCGCAAAGGGGAACGTCTTTCCGACGTGTTGGACAAGCACCTCGCCCTCTTTCCGCCGATGGTGACCCATATGGTGGCGATCGGGGAAGAAACCGGGACCCAGGAGCATCTGCTGGCGAATCTGGCCGATTTTTACGAAACGGAAGTGAACGAGATGTCCTCACGGCTCAGTTCGATCCTGGAGCCGATGATGATTGTGTTCCTGGCGGTGATCGTGGGGTTGATCATTATTTCCGTTTATCTGCCGATGTTCAAAATGATGAATTTTACTCAGTAA
- a CDS encoding prepilin peptidase, with the protein MNQLNWLLILYAVLFGLLVGSFLNVVSIRFPKGESIVVPPSRCPHCGTRLGILDLVPVFSWLFLRGRCRACKGTIHWQYPVVEAITALLWGVVAWRFGWSWETVLGLAFVSFLIPLAVIDIKELLLPNVLTYPLLAVAIIGRFAIGSESLWTYFLGGVLGAGFLLFLWWISPYLFGKEGMGLGDVKLMAGIGVMTGLSGAILTMFLASLSGLAVGLYLQKSGRLQTGQHMPFGPFLCGGAMIAYLFGESIVAWYLNFLK; encoded by the coding sequence ATGAATCAATTGAATTGGCTTTTAATTCTCTATGCTGTCTTATTTGGTCTGTTAGTAGGTTCATTCCTTAACGTCGTGTCCATCCGATTTCCCAAAGGGGAATCCATTGTGGTTCCCCCTTCCAGGTGCCCCCACTGCGGTACCCGTTTGGGGATTCTCGACCTTGTCCCCGTCTTTAGCTGGCTTTTTCTTAGGGGACGATGCAGAGCCTGCAAGGGGACCATCCACTGGCAATACCCTGTTGTAGAAGCGATTACCGCTTTGCTGTGGGGAGTGGTGGCATGGAGATTCGGGTGGTCTTGGGAAACAGTCTTGGGTCTTGCTTTTGTCAGCTTCCTGATTCCCTTGGCTGTTATTGACATTAAGGAGCTTCTGCTGCCAAATGTCTTAACTTATCCGCTCTTAGCAGTAGCGATCATAGGGAGATTTGCCATCGGGTCGGAATCTTTGTGGACTTATTTCTTGGGCGGAGTACTCGGTGCAGGTTTTCTCCTTTTTCTCTGGTGGATCAGCCCCTATCTGTTTGGAAAAGAAGGCATGGGCCTTGGGGACGTAAAGTTGATGGCTGGCATTGGAGTGATGACCGGACTGTCAGGTGCCATTTTGACAATGTTTCTGGCATCCCTGTCAGGTTTGGCGGTGGGGCTTTATTTGCAAAAATCGGGTCGCCTGCAAACCGGGCAGCACATGCCCTTTGGTCCGTTTCTTTGTGGTGGAGCCATGATTGCCTATTTGTTCGGTGAATCCATAGTTGCCTGGTATCTGAACTTTCTAAAGTAA